The genomic region tactgtatactgagatgctgtatctaagcctattatgtgttatactgtgtactgagatgctgtatctaagcctattatgtgttatactgtatactgagatgctgtatctaagctAATCATGTGCAAAACTGTCAGCTAAAGTGCCGTATCTAAGGTTATGtgttagactgtatactgagctgctgtatctgagCATATCATGTGCAATACTGTGCTGAACCTCTGTatctatgtgtgatactgtctgctgaacggttgtatctaagcctatcatgtgtgatactgtctgctgagcggtTGTATCTAGACCTATCCGGTGTGACTCTTCTAAGCCTATGTATCTAAATCTTTGTGATACCAGAGCTTCTTCTCACTGTCTTCTGTTTGCAAAGCTGAATTATTTTGATCTCTGTTTCTGAGTATCTAAGCCTGTGCTATATGATGTAtaatactgtctactgagctgctgtatctacacctaccatgtgtgatactgtctactgagctgctgtatctacacctaccatgtgtgatactgtctactgagctgctgtatctacacctaccatgtgtgatactgtctgctgagctgctgtatctacacctaccatgtgtgataatgtctgctgagctgctgtatctacacctaccatgtgtgatactgtctactgagctgctgtatctacacctaccatgtgtgatactgtctgctgagctgctgtatctagtcctaccatgtgtgatactgtctgctgagctgctgtatctacacctaccatgtgtgatactgtctgctgagcttgtATATCTACGCCAATCATGTGTGCTACTAGACTTCCGATCTGATGTATCTAAGTCTGTGATGTTGGATACTGAGTATGTGATGTCATCCTGAGTAGCTGTGGATCAGCTGGGCGGCTATGGCTTCCTGAAGCCCATTTGGGAGGGAGCAGCTTTTATGTCACATTGTATGTGCGGGTGTGTATCTATTAACAAGTCCCAACATAGGCAGCGGCGACGTGTGGGAGGGTAACTAGGGGGTGAAACATGGCGAGTCACGGGCGTAGTCACACCCGACTGCTGTACGATACAGACTTTATATTGTGCTCATTCCATAAGCTTATGAGGTGTGATACTGTacagatgtatctaagcctatgatgtgtgatactgtactgCTGAACAGGcatatctaagcctatgatgtgtgatactgtgctgctgaacagatgtatctaagcctatgaggtgtgatactgtgctgctgtacagacgtatctaagcctatgatgtgtgattttGTGGTGCTGAGCAggcgtatctaagcctatgatgtgtgattttTGTGGTGCTGAGCAgacgtatctaagcctatgatgtgtgattttGTGGTGTTGAGCAGGCGTATCTAAGCCAATGATGTGTGATTTTGTGGTGCTGAGCAgacgtatctaagcctatgatgtgtgattttGTGGTGCTGAGCAgacgtatctaagcctatgatgtgtgattttGTGGTGCTGAGCAGAcatatctaagcctatgatgtgtgattttGTGGTGTTGAGCAggcgtatctaagcctatgatgtgtgattttATGGTGCTGAGCAGACGTATCTAAGCCTACGATGTGTGATTTTGTGGTGCTGAGCAGAcatatctaagcctatgatgtgtgattttGTGGTGCTGAGCAggcgtatctaagcctatgatgtgtgattttATGGTGCTGAGCAGGCGTATCTAAGTCTATGATCGGTGATACTGTGCTGCTCAGCAGGAGTAACTAAGCATATggtggaagatttatcaaaatctgtccagaggagaagtggcccagttgcccatagcaaccaatcagatcactgctttcatttttgaaaaggcccctgagaaatgaaagcagcgatctgattggttgctatgggcaactgggcaactgggTGTATCTAGGGTCGTCACCTTTCTTGcccaaaaataccggccatgctaatttgcataactaattatatatgcgtgacatcacaggatacacatatgcagggaattttgtcctattctgacccctataacttttttatttctccttatacggggcctgtatgagggtcatttcttgctccccgatctgtagtttttaacacgaccatttttgtttcgaattgtgactttttgatcgctattttttaactacaactcccagcatgccctgatacagcctgtggctcagcagctgccccaaacgaaaactacaactcccagcatgttggactttatagtagtatatagtataggtcagtgtttcccaatcaggggtgcctccagctgttgcaaaactacaactcccatcatgttggactatatagtagtatatagtataggtcagtgtttcccaaccagaggtgcctccagctgttgcaaaactacaactcccagcatgcccggacagccaacggctgtccgcgcatgctggggttgtagttccgcaacagctggaggcgcactggttaggaaacactggtatagtatatggtgcaacattccgggagttggaggattggatggataaatatcggccattgcattgccggtatttttcatatatatatactgtcaggGCGGCCAAAACACCGGATGTGGCGGTAAAATACCGACCAGGTGGCAGAGTGACTGCCCTGAACTAATCCTATTGTGTATGATATTATCTGCTGAccttgtgtatctaatcctgtcatgtctgCTGAGCAGCTGTATCTTATTCTATCATCCATGATGCTGTCCtctaagctgctgtatctaaaaCTATTATGTGTGATACGATCTGATTAGCTAATGTATGGAATCCTATTGTGTATGATACTGTCTAGTAagatgatgtatctaatcctattgtgTATGATACTGTCTAGTAAGATGATGTATCGAATCCTATTGTGTATGATACTGTCTAGTAagatgatgtatctaatcctattgtgTATGATACTGTCTTGTAagatgatgtatctaatcctattgtgTATGATTCTGTCTAGTAagatgatgtatctaatcctattgtgTATGATATTATCTGCTGTCCtctaagctgctgtatctaaaaCTATTATGTGTGATACGATCTGATTAGCTGATGTACGGAATCCTATTGTGTATGATACTGTCTAGTAagatgatgtatctaatcctattgtgTTTGATACTACCTGGTAAcatggtgtatctaatcctattgtgtatgatactgcctgctgagatgGTGTATCTAATCATATTGTGTATGGTACTGTCTGGTAAAATGATGTACCTAATCCCATTGTGTATGATACTGTCTGGTAAGATGATTTATCTAATCCTATTGTGTATGATACTGCCTGGTAAaatggtgtatctaatcctattgtgtatgatactgcctgctgagatgatgtatctaatcctattgtgtatgatactgcctgctgagatggtgtatctaatcctattgtgtatgatactgcctgctgagatggtgtatctaatcctattgtgtatgatactgcctgctgagatggtgtatctaatcccattGTGTATGTTACTGTCTGGTAAAATGATGTACCTAATCCCATTGTGTATGATACTGTCTGGTAAAATGATTTATCTAATCCTATTGTGTATGATACTGCCTGGTAAaatggtgtatctaatcctattgtgTATGATATTATCTGCTGAccttgtgtatctaatcctgtcacgtCTGCTGAGCAGCTGTATCTTATTCTATCATCCATGATGCTGTCCtctaagctgctgtatctaaaaCTATTATGTGTGATACGATCTGATTAGCTAATGTATCGAATCCTATTGTGTATGATACTGCCTGGTAAcatggtgtatctaatcctattgttTATGATACTGTCTGGTAagatgatgtatctaatcctattgtgTTTGATACTGCCTGGTAAcatggtgtatctaatcctattgttTATGATACTGTCTGGTAagttgatgtatctaatcctattgtgTTTGATACTGTCTGGTAaaatgatgtatctaatcctattgttTTTGATACTTCCTGGTAAAATGGTGTATCTAACCCTATtgtgtatgatactgtctgctgagattgTGTATCCAGTCCTTTTGTGTAATACTGTTTGCTGAGAtggtgtatctaatccttttGTCTGCTGAGttggtgtatctaaacctatgatgtgtgatactgtctgctgagttggtgtatctaaacctatgatGTGGGATCCTGCCCACAGATACACTTTTCATCCAGAATATATAATTCCATTCTATATTGTGCCCCGTTACGCCCCCTACAGGCCTCACACAGAATTTCCTTCACAATTCCTCTGTCTATTTTTTCCCGCAGTGGTTTTGATTGGAGAATCCGGTGTTGGTAAAACCAACTTATTGTCCAGGTTTACCAGGAATGAGTTTAACCACGACAGCCGCACCACCATAGGCGTAGAGTTCTCCACCCGGACACTGACCCTGGATGGCCATTTGGTGAAGGCTCAAATCTgggacacagcaggactggaGCGTTATAGGGCGATTACATCTGCGTAAGTAAAAAAAGGGCATACAGGAGAGGTGAAAGGTCACGTACGTCATACGCTGTAGACATGGAGGCACCACAGTCTCTTTACAGAAACTTCAATGGGGCTAAATATATGAAGAACAAATTTCACCAgttaaaatttacattttttgcttttttttttttgctaagctAAACCCAAAATTCTGATTCCCCGATACTAGAGAGCAATGCATTGTGGGAGATCAAGTGACATAGAACTGTTAGGTCACATGTCTGACTACAGAGTGGAGTTTAACTGTAGTCTGTTTCTATGGGCAACCAACAGAAATTTGAAAATAGAGTGTGAATGGAGCAAATGACATAAAATCACTTAAAATTGGGACAAGAGAACAAGtatgcaattttaaaggggtactcccgtggaaaatctttatttttatatatatatatatatatatatatatatatatatatatatatatttttttttttttttttttttttttaaccaactggtgccagaaatgtaaacagatttgtaaattacttctataaaaacatcttaatccttccagtatgttttaggggctgtaaactacagagaaaatgcttttctttttggatttctcttctttcacaaccacagtgctctctgctgacctctgctgtccattttaggaactgtacagagtagcatgtgtttgctatggggattttctcctgctctggacagttcttaaaatggacagcagagagcactgtggtcgtgacagaagagaaaaccaaaaagaaaagcatttcctctgtagtatacagccactaataagtactggaaggattaagatttacaaatctgtttaactttctggcaccagttcatttaaaaaaaaataaaaaaaaatgttttccacaggagtacccctttaatcaatttCCAGTATATGTGTAAGCCACTCCCTTTTCCAACAGGGAACACCCCCAGACTGGTAGTTACGCCCCTTTACATGCAAACGTACATAACCCCACCACTTTTAGGTCTGGTTAGCAGAATAGTCCTTCAAAAAAAAATAACGGGACTGTTGTAAAGTACGCATGGGACAGACCTGAAATGCTTAGATTTTTTGGGTGGGTCCAAAAAATTAAGCGTTTTCCGTATTTTAGTTATTATAGGGGGGCCGTTGGCGCTCTGTTGGTGTATGACATCACCAAGCATCAGTCCTATGAAAGTGTGGACCGCTGGCTGAAGGAGTTGTATGACCATGCGGACGCAAGTATCATCGTGATGTTGGTCGGTAACAAGTCCGACCTGAAGGACGAGGCTCAGGAGGTGTCTACCGAAGAAGCCAAGATGTATGCAGGTAATAGAGGGGGGCGGCCAAACATGAAGGTCTCCTGTGTTCTCTTGGTGGcaagcgcttaaaggggtactccggtggaaaacttttttatttttttttttttttaaatcaactggtgccagaaaattaaacagatttgtaaattacttctattaaaaaaaaaaataatctttacccttccagtactttttagcagctgtatgctacagaggaaattcttttctttttgtattgtccacagtgctctctgctgacacctgatcgcggcgcccgcactcagccgtattcggaaccgtatttaacgcatgtctatgagccgaccggattgaaccacagcctccggtcggctgcgttttcgtccgtatgcggtttcccgaccgcaggcaaaaacgtggtcactccggtctgctcatagacatgcattagatacagttcccaaatacggctgagtgcgggcgccgccatttccccccgcccccccccctccccccagccgtatacgggaaccgtaagtacaaaacgtggtgtgaacccagcctaactttccggagccagttgatatgaaaaaaatagtttttcaccggagtacccctttaatctttccaatCTAACGTAAATCCACCCACATGGATGAAGCTCCGACTCCTAAGTTTCCCATTGACATGAAGTATGAGTTTGGGGTACGCAGTCTTATGGTCCCGGCCACCTCTCATGCCGTCCCCGATTCTTCTTCCTACAGATGATAACGGATTGTTATTCATTGAAACGTCTGCGCTCGATTCCACCAACGTTGAACTGGCCTTCGAAACCATTCTCAGGGGTGAGTGCGTTGTTCTGTTCTGATGTTTACTTACGGGGTTTAACTGTTTTATAGATGGGCATAGTGAGAAGCGATAGTTATGACACATCTAATGTATGACTAGGTcgtcacctggccggtattttaccggaacCGCGGATATTTTGGCCGCCCTGATGGTATTTTTATATCAAAATacttaaataaatatttatcaaAACAATCCTCCAACTcgtggaatgttgcaccatatactatactagTATTCCCCAACCAGagcgcttccagctgttgcaaaactacaactcccagcatgcccggacagccgttggctgtccgggcatgcggggagttgtagttttgcagcagctggaggcactcctgattgggaaacactgatctatactatatactactatataatccagcatgctgggagttgtagttttgcaacagctggaggcacccctgattgggaaacactgacctatactctatactactat from Hyla sarda isolate aHylSar1 chromosome 11, aHylSar1.hap1, whole genome shotgun sequence harbors:
- the RAB25 gene encoding ras-related protein Rab-25 isoform X2, whose product is MKSQEDEYNFVFKVVLIGESGVGKTNLLSRFTRNEFNHDSRTTIGVEFSTRTLTLDGHLVKAQIWDTAGLERYRAITSAYYRGAVGALLVYDITKHQSYESVDRWLKELYDHADASIIVMLVGNKSDLKDEAQEVSTEEAKMYADDNGLLFIETSALDSTNVELAFETILRDIYKKVLRSKGGAPKENTVVLSNDASATQSQAPDPEAKKACCRNI
- the RAB25 gene encoding ras-related protein Rab-25 isoform X1: MLDFIVVYSIGQCFPIRGASSCCKTTTPIMLDYIVVYSIVVLIGESGVGKTNLLSRFTRNEFNHDSRTTIGVEFSTRTLTLDGHLVKAQIWDTAGLERYRAITSAYYRGAVGALLVYDITKHQSYESVDRWLKELYDHADASIIVMLVGNKSDLKDEAQEVSTEEAKMYADDNGLLFIETSALDSTNVELAFETILRDIYKKVLRSKGGAPKENTVVLSNDASATQSQAPDPEAKKACCRNI